Proteins from a single region of Acidovorax sp. NCPPB 3576:
- a CDS encoding YcjF family protein, which yields MQPEHTRAVMAISLMAAFADEHKDEREREHLRQLAESLSAGTGLDLMKLYQDVLLQRVRIEDAALALDTPALRQLAYEMAVGVCDADGVCNAQEKAFLQRLGTALQMAPDEAAAVVREADALAAAPLRDAPVDSQGASQGWAEPAAIAVAGAGAAAAVAAGTAAVSAPGQALAPVPVGTPAPAIDPHAAEIDSMVLNASILNGALELLPQSLASMAIIPLQTRLVYRIGKLYGYELDKGHITDFLATVGVGLTSQYVEQFGRKLVGGLLGKVMGGMGRAVGSAATGSAFSFATTYALGKVAQRYYAGGRTLGKDALKSSFSRTVDEARNLQQRYAPQIQQRAQGLDVGKLLRELRA from the coding sequence ATGCAACCCGAACACACCCGCGCCGTGATGGCCATCAGCCTGATGGCGGCCTTTGCCGACGAACACAAGGACGAGCGCGAGCGCGAACACCTGCGCCAGCTGGCCGAGTCGCTGAGCGCCGGCACCGGCCTGGACCTGATGAAGCTCTACCAGGACGTGCTGCTGCAGCGCGTGCGCATCGAAGACGCGGCCCTGGCGCTGGACACGCCCGCGCTGCGCCAGCTGGCCTACGAAATGGCCGTGGGCGTGTGCGATGCCGACGGCGTATGCAATGCCCAGGAAAAGGCCTTTCTGCAACGCCTGGGCACGGCCCTGCAGATGGCGCCGGACGAAGCCGCCGCCGTGGTGCGCGAAGCCGATGCGCTGGCGGCTGCGCCGCTGCGCGATGCGCCCGTTGATTCGCAAGGCGCATCGCAGGGTTGGGCCGAGCCTGCCGCGATCGCCGTGGCGGGTGCGGGTGCCGCTGCGGCGGTGGCGGCGGGCACCGCGGCCGTCTCCGCCCCGGGCCAGGCACTGGCGCCCGTGCCCGTTGGCACGCCGGCGCCGGCCATCGATCCCCATGCGGCAGAGATCGACTCCATGGTGCTGAACGCCTCCATCCTGAACGGGGCGCTGGAGCTGCTGCCGCAGTCGCTGGCGTCCATGGCCATCATTCCGCTGCAGACGCGGCTGGTCTATCGCATCGGCAAGCTGTACGGCTACGAGCTGGACAAGGGCCACATCACCGACTTCCTCGCCACGGTGGGCGTGGGCCTGACCTCGCAGTATGTGGAGCAGTTCGGCCGCAAGCTGGTGGGCGGGCTGCTGGGCAAGGTGATGGGCGGCATGGGCCGCGCGGTGGGCAGCGCCGCCACGGGCTCGGCGTTCTCGTTCGCCACCACGTACGCGCTGGGCAAAGTGGCGCAGCGCTACTACGCCGGGGGCCGCACGCTGGGCAAGGACGCGCTCAAATCCTCCTTCTCGCGCACGGTGGACGAGGCACGCAACCTGCAGCAGCGCTACGCGCCGCAGATCCAGCAACGTGCGCAGGGCCTCGATGTGGGCAAGCTGCTGCGCGAGCTGCGCGCCTGA
- a CDS encoding MFS family transporter yields the protein MTASVPTEADADAPAPRAYTAEEKRHRVFSIMAASSGNLVEWFDFYVYAFSALYFAPAFFPKSDPTAQLLNTAGVFAAGFLMRPIGGWLFGRIADKYGRKTSMLISVTMMCAGSLVIAGLPTYAAIGAWAPFLLLMCRLFQGLSVGGEYGTTATYMSEVALRGQRGFFSSFQYVTLIGGQLLAVLVIVILETLLSEAELKAWGWRIPFVIGAISAVVALLLRRTLHETQTDAARQNKEAGTMGALFRHHKAAFFTVLGYTAGGSLIFYTFTTYMQKYLVNTVGLPIKTTSYVMTCALFVYMCMQPLFGALSDRIGRRNNMLLFGALGALGTVPILTALQHTTSPYVAFVLIALALAIVSFYTSISGIVKAEMFPPEVRALGVGLAYAVANAIFGGSAEYVALGLKSIGHETVFFWYVTGMMVLAFVVSLRLPRQASYLHHDH from the coding sequence ATGACTGCATCCGTCCCTACCGAGGCCGACGCCGACGCGCCGGCGCCCCGCGCCTACACCGCCGAGGAGAAACGCCACCGCGTCTTCTCCATCATGGCGGCTTCGTCGGGCAACCTCGTCGAATGGTTCGACTTCTACGTGTACGCCTTCTCGGCGCTGTACTTCGCGCCGGCCTTCTTCCCCAAATCGGACCCCACCGCCCAGTTGCTGAACACCGCCGGCGTGTTCGCCGCGGGCTTTCTCATGCGGCCCATCGGCGGATGGCTGTTCGGGCGCATCGCGGACAAATACGGGCGCAAGACCTCGATGCTGATTTCGGTCACCATGATGTGCGCGGGCTCGCTGGTCATCGCCGGCCTGCCGACGTACGCCGCCATCGGTGCCTGGGCGCCCTTCCTGCTGCTGATGTGCCGCCTGTTCCAGGGGCTGTCGGTGGGCGGCGAATACGGCACCACCGCCACCTACATGAGCGAGGTGGCGCTGCGCGGCCAGCGCGGCTTCTTCTCCTCGTTCCAGTACGTGACGCTGATCGGCGGGCAACTGCTGGCGGTGCTGGTCATCGTGATTTTGGAGACGCTGCTGAGCGAGGCCGAGCTGAAAGCCTGGGGCTGGCGCATCCCGTTCGTGATCGGCGCCATCTCGGCCGTGGTCGCGCTGCTGCTGCGCCGCACCCTGCACGAGACGCAGACCGACGCCGCCCGGCAGAACAAGGAGGCCGGCACCATGGGCGCGCTGTTCCGCCACCACAAGGCCGCCTTCTTCACTGTGCTGGGCTACACGGCCGGCGGCTCGCTGATCTTCTACACGTTCACCACCTACATGCAGAAGTACCTGGTGAACACGGTGGGCCTTCCCATCAAGACCACCAGCTACGTGATGACGTGCGCGCTGTTCGTGTACATGTGCATGCAGCCGCTGTTCGGGGCGCTGTCGGACCGCATCGGCCGGCGCAACAACATGCTGCTGTTCGGCGCGCTGGGCGCCCTGGGCACCGTGCCCATCCTCACGGCGCTGCAGCACACGACCAGCCCCTACGTCGCCTTCGTGCTGATCGCGCTGGCCCTGGCCATCGTGAGCTTCTACACCTCCATCAGCGGCATCGTGAAGGCCGAGATGTTCCCGCCCGAGGTGCGCGCGCTGGGCGTGGGCCTGGCCTACGCAGTGGCCAACGCGATCTTCGGCGGCTCGGCCGAATATGTGGCGCTGGGGCTCAAATCCATCGGCCATGAGACGGTGTTCTTCTGGTACGTGACCGGCATGATGGTGCTGGCGTTCGTGGTCAGCCTGCGCCTGCCGCGCCAGGCGAGCTATCTGCACCACGACCATTGA
- a CDS encoding aspartate/glutamate racemase family protein: protein MRQLLVINPNTSASVSALLQRHVQAAAGSHVQVRTATARFGAPYIACEASYAVASHAALDAWAAALADGGSAPDAVLVGCFGDPGLMALRESSPVPVTGLAEASFITAARQGRFGIVTGGERWGPMLQRLAQALGHAPMLAGIHTVAPTGAQLAADPTAARALLAQACRDVVRQMGVQAVILGGAGLAGMAGAIQSEVGVPLIDSVVAGAQWALRTHALPCERTQPRCDVAWEQVSPELAALGLGHDGR from the coding sequence ATGCGCCAACTGCTCGTCATCAACCCCAACACTTCGGCCAGCGTCAGCGCCTTGCTGCAGCGCCACGTGCAGGCTGCCGCCGGATCGCACGTGCAGGTGCGCACGGCCACGGCCCGGTTCGGTGCGCCCTACATCGCGTGCGAGGCCAGCTACGCGGTAGCCTCGCACGCGGCGCTGGATGCCTGGGCCGCGGCGCTGGCGGACGGCGGCAGCGCGCCCGATGCGGTGCTGGTCGGCTGCTTCGGCGACCCGGGCCTGATGGCGCTGCGCGAGAGCAGTCCCGTGCCGGTGACCGGACTCGCCGAGGCGTCGTTCATTACCGCGGCGCGGCAAGGGCGCTTCGGCATCGTCACCGGCGGCGAGCGCTGGGGCCCGATGTTGCAGCGCCTGGCGCAGGCACTGGGGCACGCGCCCATGCTGGCGGGCATCCACACCGTGGCGCCCACCGGCGCGCAACTGGCGGCAGACCCCACAGCGGCGCGGGCGCTGCTCGCCCAGGCCTGCCGCGACGTCGTGCGGCAGATGGGCGTGCAGGCCGTCATCCTGGGCGGCGCGGGCCTGGCCGGCATGGCCGGCGCGATCCAGTCCGAAGTGGGTGTGCCGTTGATCGACAGCGTGGTGGCCGGCGCGCAATGGGCGCTGCGCACGCATGCGCTGCCGTGCGAGCGCACGCAGCCCCGATGCGACGTGGCCTGGGAGCAGGTGTCGCCGGAGCTTGCGGCTCTGGGGCTGGGACACGATGGCCGGTAG
- a CDS encoding GntR family transcriptional regulator: MKPPAPAGRAPRAAAAPRRRAAAPRTAALPATGADDGLLSDNDMYERMVSAILDHRLPPGTKLVEDKLAMAFGVSRTRVRPVLVRLAGEQVVTLTPRRGASIAQPTVQEAREVFEARRLIEPRLVSLFVETATAQDVAWLVQSVADEEAARQAGDMRRAIRLSGDFHLHIAQAAGHQTLGRILRELVSRTSLILMTYSPSHVQAREEATACGCREHRALIDAIRLRDAGEAARRMLDHLARIESQLEFTPPQDAAPDLVQLLGAGRAA, encoded by the coding sequence ATGAAGCCTCCCGCACCCGCCGGCCGCGCCCCCCGTGCGGCGGCCGCGCCGCGCCGTCGTGCCGCGGCCCCGCGCACCGCCGCGCTGCCCGCGACCGGTGCCGACGACGGCCTGCTGAGCGACAACGACATGTACGAGCGCATGGTCTCGGCGATCCTGGACCATCGCCTGCCGCCCGGCACCAAGCTGGTGGAAGACAAGCTGGCCATGGCCTTCGGCGTGTCGCGCACCCGCGTGCGGCCGGTGCTGGTGCGCCTGGCGGGCGAGCAGGTCGTCACCCTCACGCCGCGCCGCGGCGCCTCCATCGCCCAGCCCACGGTGCAGGAGGCGCGCGAGGTGTTCGAGGCGCGCCGCCTGATCGAGCCGCGCCTGGTGTCGCTCTTCGTGGAGACGGCCACCGCGCAGGACGTGGCCTGGCTGGTGCAGAGCGTGGCCGACGAAGAGGCCGCGCGCCAGGCGGGCGACATGCGCCGCGCGATCCGGCTGTCGGGGGACTTCCACCTGCACATCGCGCAGGCGGCCGGCCACCAGACGCTGGGGCGCATCCTGCGCGAGCTGGTGTCGCGCACCTCGCTGATTCTCATGACCTACAGCCCCAGCCATGTGCAGGCCCGCGAAGAGGCCACGGCCTGCGGCTGCCGCGAGCACCGTGCGCTGATCGACGCGATCCGCCTGCGCGATGCGGGCGAGGCCGCGCGGCGCATGCTCGACCACCTGGCGCGCATCGAATCGCAGCTCGAATTCACGCCCCCGCAGGACGCGGCGCCGGACCTGGTGCAGCTGCTGGGCGCGGGCCGCGCGGCCTGA
- a CDS encoding ABC transporter permease, whose product MKKARLREPRPLSFWLLAMVFVLFVLFMYGPMLVIFVLSFQGPEGGLTFPMRGLSLHWFRQLAEGLGVVDIGAALRRSLGLGLAVMACTVVLSVLAGLAFRKRLAGGNTLFFVVVASLIMPSIIVSLGIGLEFRLVDTAIKAVLGWLGLQETLEGFGTSLGLFTSALGAHLTWTLPFGLLIMFAVFNRFNPAYEEAARDLGATPWQGFAHVVLPLVAPSVVGIGMFGFTLSWDEIARTSQAIGDVNTLPLELQGLTSTVTTPSIYALGTLTTVVSFVVMGLTLALVWLLGRGRRARADR is encoded by the coding sequence ATGAAAAAAGCGCGCCTGCGCGAGCCGCGCCCGCTCAGCTTCTGGCTGCTGGCGATGGTGTTCGTCCTGTTCGTGCTGTTCATGTACGGGCCCATGCTGGTCATCTTCGTGCTGAGCTTCCAGGGCCCCGAGGGCGGGCTGACCTTTCCGATGCGCGGCCTGTCGCTGCACTGGTTCCGCCAGCTGGCCGAGGGGCTGGGCGTGGTGGACATCGGCGCGGCGCTGAGGCGTTCGCTCGGCCTGGGGCTGGCCGTGATGGCGTGCACCGTGGTGCTGTCGGTGCTGGCGGGCCTGGCCTTTCGCAAGCGGCTGGCGGGCGGCAACACGCTGTTCTTCGTGGTGGTGGCCAGCCTCATCATGCCGTCCATCATCGTGTCGCTGGGCATCGGGCTGGAGTTCCGCCTGGTCGATACCGCCATCAAGGCGGTGCTGGGCTGGCTGGGACTGCAGGAGACGCTGGAGGGCTTCGGCACCTCGCTGGGCCTGTTCACCTCGGCCCTGGGCGCGCACCTCACGTGGACGCTGCCGTTCGGCCTGCTCATCATGTTCGCGGTGTTCAACCGCTTCAACCCGGCGTACGAAGAGGCGGCGCGGGACCTGGGCGCCACGCCGTGGCAGGGCTTCGCGCACGTGGTGCTGCCGCTGGTGGCGCCGTCGGTGGTGGGCATCGGCATGTTCGGCTTCACGCTGAGCTGGGACGAGATCGCCCGCACCTCGCAGGCCATCGGCGACGTGAACACGCTGCCGCTGGAACTGCAGGGGCTGACATCGACCGTGACCACGCCGTCGATCTACGCGCTGGGCACGCTGACCACGGTGGTCTCGTTCGTGGTGATGGGGCTCACGCTGGCGCTGGTGTGGCTGCTCGGGCGCGGGCGCCGTGCGAGGGCCGACCGATGA
- a CDS encoding ABC transporter permease codes for MSPPSTSHTAAVAAAPGRGIAAWWQAAPFTAVFVLFFLVPLGLILMVSFWDFNEYELLPGFTFKNYLSVFEGCGNTADLCTTLRTYLSTLKFSLLVWGITLVLGFAVAYFLAFHVRSPGMQTLLFVLCTIPFWTSNVIRMISWVPLLGRNGLVNQTLIDLHLIQTPIEWLLFSDFSVVLAFVHLYTMFMIVPIFNSMMRIDRSLLEAASDSGASGWQTLWNVIVPLSRTGIIIGSIFVITIVMGDFVTIGVMGGQQIASVGKIIQVQTSYLQFPLAAANAVILLAVVLMIIYGLTRLVDIRKEL; via the coding sequence ATGAGCCCTCCTTCGACCTCCCATACCGCTGCCGTGGCCGCCGCGCCCGGCCGCGGGATCGCGGCCTGGTGGCAGGCTGCGCCGTTCACCGCGGTGTTCGTGCTGTTCTTTCTGGTTCCGCTCGGGCTCATCCTGATGGTGAGCTTCTGGGACTTCAACGAATACGAGCTGCTGCCCGGCTTCACCTTCAAGAACTACCTGTCGGTGTTCGAGGGCTGCGGCAACACGGCCGACCTGTGCACCACGTTGCGCACCTACCTGTCCACCCTCAAGTTCAGCCTGCTGGTGTGGGGCATCACGCTGGTGCTGGGCTTCGCGGTGGCGTACTTCCTGGCCTTCCACGTGCGTTCGCCCGGCATGCAGACGCTGCTGTTCGTGCTGTGCACCATCCCGTTCTGGACCTCCAACGTGATCCGCATGATCTCGTGGGTTCCGCTGCTGGGGCGCAACGGGCTGGTGAACCAGACGCTGATCGACCTGCACCTGATCCAGACCCCGATCGAGTGGCTGCTGTTCTCCGATTTTTCCGTGGTGCTGGCCTTCGTGCACCTGTACACCATGTTCATGATCGTGCCGATCTTCAACAGCATGATGCGCATCGACCGCAGCCTGCTGGAGGCCGCGAGCGACTCCGGCGCCTCGGGCTGGCAGACGCTGTGGAACGTGATCGTGCCGCTGTCGCGCACCGGGATCATCATCGGCTCGATCTTCGTCATCACCATCGTCATGGGCGACTTCGTCACCATCGGCGTGATGGGCGGGCAGCAGATCGCCTCGGTGGGCAAGATCATCCAGGTGCAGACCTCGTACCTGCAGTTTCCGCTGGCGGCCGCCAACGCCGTGATCCTGCTGGCCGTCGTGCTGATGATCATCTACGGTCTCACGCGGCTGGTGGACATCCGCAAGGAGCTTTGA
- a CDS encoding ABC transporter substrate-binding protein has protein sequence MSDASSESLAAPSSAVQRRSLLKGTAGILAAGMFPAIHAQEKIVLRYLGTAVNQDKAIAEKFKADTGIEIQYVAVTTDDVTKRAVTAPNSFDLIDTEYFSLKKIVPTGNLKGIDTKRIKNADKITPLFTTGMVGGKAVGEQGTAPKKVIYLEGEKSKVFAKSPTQFMSLIPTVYNADTLGIRPDLIKRPIDSWAELLNPEFKGKTAILNIPSIGIMDAAMVVEAMGLYKYPDKGNMTKKEIDLTIKTLIEAKRAGQFRALWKDFNESVNLMASGEVVIQSMWSPAVTAVRTKGIACNFQPLKEGYRAWAAGFGLPATLSGKKLDGAYEFINWFLDGWAGAYLNRQGYYSAVLETAKAKMQAYEWAYWMEGKPAAQDIKSPNGDLLAKAGSVRDGGSYESRMGGIACWNALMDENNYMVQKWNEFVAA, from the coding sequence ATGTCCGATGCGTCTTCCGAATCCCTCGCTGCCCCATCGTCCGCCGTGCAGCGCCGCTCGCTGCTCAAGGGCACGGCCGGCATCCTGGCCGCCGGCATGTTCCCGGCCATCCATGCGCAGGAGAAGATCGTGCTGCGCTACCTGGGCACGGCGGTGAACCAGGACAAGGCCATCGCTGAAAAATTCAAGGCGGACACGGGCATCGAGATCCAGTATGTGGCCGTGACCACGGACGACGTGACCAAGCGCGCCGTCACCGCGCCCAACAGCTTCGACCTGATCGACACCGAGTACTTCTCGCTCAAGAAGATCGTGCCCACGGGCAACTTGAAGGGCATCGACACCAAGCGCATCAAGAATGCCGACAAGATCACCCCGCTGTTCACCACCGGCATGGTGGGCGGCAAGGCGGTGGGCGAGCAGGGCACCGCGCCCAAGAAGGTGATCTACCTCGAAGGCGAAAAGAGCAAGGTGTTCGCCAAGAGTCCAACGCAGTTCATGAGCCTGATTCCCACCGTGTACAACGCCGACACGCTGGGCATCCGCCCCGACCTCATCAAGCGTCCCATCGATTCCTGGGCCGAGCTGCTGAACCCCGAGTTCAAGGGCAAGACGGCCATCCTGAACATTCCTTCCATCGGCATCATGGATGCGGCGATGGTGGTCGAGGCCATGGGCCTGTACAAGTACCCCGACAAGGGCAACATGACCAAGAAGGAGATCGACCTCACGATCAAGACCTTGATCGAAGCCAAGCGCGCCGGCCAGTTCCGCGCGCTGTGGAAGGACTTCAACGAGTCGGTCAACCTGATGGCCTCGGGCGAGGTGGTGATCCAGTCCATGTGGAGCCCGGCCGTGACGGCGGTGCGCACCAAGGGCATCGCCTGCAACTTCCAGCCGCTCAAGGAGGGCTACCGCGCCTGGGCCGCGGGCTTCGGGCTGCCGGCCACGCTGTCGGGCAAGAAGCTGGACGGCGCGTACGAGTTCATCAACTGGTTCCTCGACGGCTGGGCCGGCGCGTACCTCAACCGCCAGGGCTACTACAGCGCCGTGCTGGAGACCGCCAAGGCCAAGATGCAAGCCTACGAATGGGCCTACTGGATGGAGGGCAAGCCTGCAGCGCAGGACATCAAGAGCCCGAATGGCGACCTGCTGGCCAAGGCGGGCAGCGTGCGCGACGGCGGCAGCTACGAGTCGCGCATGGGCGGCATCGCCTGCTGGAACGCGCTGATGGACGAGAACAACTACATGGTCCAGAAATGGAATGAATTCGTCGCGGCCTGA
- a CDS encoding ABC transporter ATP-binding protein encodes MDATSHPSAPAAIEIVALTKRYAQGKPAVDGIDLRIASGSYCCLLGPSGCGKSTTLRMIAGHESVTSGDVLLENRNITDLPAAERGTAMMFQSFALFPHLSALDNVAFSLKMKGVGKAERQGRARALLERVAMGHLADRKPAELSGGQQQRVALARALITEPRVLLLDEPLSALDPFLRIQMRAELRRWQKELGLTFIHVTHSQEEAMALADTMVVMNHGRIEQVGSPHTIYNRPASEFVARFMGGHNVIATPSGPVGVRTDHLQIAAVGEALPAGSSHIGAVVTDVEYQGTYVLLGLQDEGAVVSSSTTAAYSVMVSEDAYAARPYQVGDAVRLHWRPERAHPLQAPSGPTSAGAVVAVPA; translated from the coding sequence ATGGATGCCACCTCCCACCCCTCGGCCCCCGCCGCCATCGAAATCGTCGCGCTGACCAAGCGCTATGCGCAGGGCAAGCCTGCCGTCGATGGCATCGATCTGCGCATTGCCAGCGGCAGCTACTGCTGCCTGCTGGGGCCTTCGGGCTGCGGTAAGAGCACCACGCTGCGCATGATCGCGGGGCACGAGTCGGTGACCAGTGGCGATGTGCTGCTGGAAAACCGCAACATCACCGATCTGCCGGCGGCCGAGCGGGGCACGGCGATGATGTTCCAGAGCTTCGCGCTGTTTCCCCATCTGTCCGCGCTGGACAACGTGGCGTTCAGTCTCAAGATGAAGGGCGTGGGCAAGGCCGAGCGGCAGGGCAGGGCGCGGGCGCTGCTGGAGCGCGTGGCGATGGGGCACCTGGCCGACCGCAAGCCGGCGGAGCTGTCGGGCGGGCAGCAGCAGCGCGTGGCGTTGGCGCGCGCACTCATCACCGAGCCGCGCGTGCTGCTGCTGGACGAGCCGCTGTCCGCGCTGGACCCGTTCCTGCGCATCCAGATGCGCGCCGAGCTGCGGCGCTGGCAAAAGGAGCTGGGGCTGACCTTCATCCACGTGACCCATTCGCAGGAAGAGGCCATGGCCCTCGCCGACACGATGGTGGTGATGAACCATGGCCGCATCGAGCAGGTGGGCTCGCCGCACACGATCTACAACCGGCCCGCGAGCGAGTTCGTGGCGCGCTTCATGGGCGGGCACAACGTGATCGCCACACCGTCCGGCCCAGTGGGCGTGCGCACCGACCACCTGCAGATCGCCGCGGTGGGCGAGGCGCTGCCGGCCGGGTCGAGCCACATCGGCGCGGTGGTGACCGATGTGGAGTACCAGGGCACCTACGTGCTGCTGGGCCTGCAGGACGAAGGCGCCGTGGTGTCGTCCAGCACCACCGCCGCGTATTCCGTGATGGTGTCCGAAGACGCCTATGCCGCCCGGCCTTATCAAGTGGGCGATGCGGTGCGCCTGCACTGGCGGCCTGAGCGCGCGCATCCGCTGCAGGCGCCTTCCGGGCCGACCTCGGCGGGCGCTGTCGTCGCGGTGCCGGCCTGA
- a CDS encoding DUF6402 family protein, whose translation MTKDVNDAALAAARLMAKPISLASDYPAAGCFKNIQLTDIPAAMEKNGFRVGAALMRKWFTGAPFAMPSAWKTGLGVDHRSLAMQHLDTSIVSMPWALRFGRTQETYLELKNAVAGKGSERSWAFSQKELFTNLLKTGKLGAHAAPFGISHSVVDVHETAHVNARSVSANGFEKLTDPLDDMYCALGAFTLHVAAEGVVTPLQRNTIAPTHRVDIHSLAFYIRDCYDFSGDQILGNWNASEVRKVPSSNLYMVENASFREWRSRHQKGGDFIVFSDLYREKLRTPLTWYFKVT comes from the coding sequence ATGACGAAAGATGTCAACGATGCCGCGCTTGCCGCGGCCCGGCTGATGGCGAAGCCGATCAGCCTCGCTTCGGATTACCCGGCCGCCGGTTGCTTCAAGAATATCCAGTTGACCGATATTCCTGCTGCCATGGAAAAGAACGGATTCCGCGTGGGCGCGGCCCTGATGCGCAAATGGTTCACGGGAGCACCCTTCGCCATGCCGAGTGCCTGGAAAACAGGCCTAGGGGTAGACCACAGGTCTTTGGCCATGCAGCACCTCGACACTTCGATTGTCAGCATGCCGTGGGCCCTGCGATTCGGAAGGACGCAGGAAACTTATTTGGAACTGAAAAATGCCGTAGCTGGCAAAGGTTCAGAAAGAAGTTGGGCCTTTTCACAAAAGGAGCTCTTCACCAACCTCCTAAAGACGGGGAAGCTGGGAGCCCATGCCGCACCGTTCGGCATCAGTCATTCCGTCGTCGATGTGCATGAGACGGCACATGTCAATGCTCGCTCCGTATCGGCGAACGGCTTCGAAAAACTGACGGACCCGCTTGATGACATGTATTGCGCACTGGGCGCTTTCACATTGCATGTCGCAGCAGAGGGCGTTGTCACGCCATTGCAGAGAAACACCATCGCACCCACGCACCGAGTAGACATTCACAGCTTGGCTTTCTACATAAGAGACTGCTACGACTTCTCAGGCGACCAGATCCTTGGAAACTGGAATGCCAGTGAAGTGCGCAAGGTGCCTTCCTCAAATCTCTATATGGTGGAAAACGCCAGTTTCCGCGAATGGCGCTCACGCCATCAAAAGGGTGGTGACTTCATTGTTTTCTCCGATCTTTATCGTGAAAAACTGAGGACACCTTTGACTTGGTATTTCAAGGTGACTTGA
- a CDS encoding alginate lyase family protein, which yields MPFVHGGRKAVSAALAFAMLSCAALSHAQTLWPTERQWAQAREPSASVPAWRSAVTAQRRIAEDAMKSEPRPVAVLTTGGRLRGDALKAQTEAGLQDMAKIQALAITYRLDRDPRHAAKAGEYLLRWSQANHPSGQPIDETGLEPAIFGYRMVRGDLGAATRESIDGWMRRIAEAEMGSREMKKKTATNNWHSHRLKIVGLIGFALGDARMIAYARDGLRAQINDNLLASGESVDFQERDALSYHVYDLRPLVTLALAFAEQGEDFYHWKAANGASIAHSVAWLMPYLKGEKTHAEFVRSDVRFDKARSDNGERGHVVGSLYEPRDALPLLVLAAAYDPECAALAQRLSGGRANWRLAFNLLPAAARTTGG from the coding sequence ATGCCCTTTGTCCATGGTGGCCGCAAGGCCGTGTCGGCGGCTTTGGCCTTCGCGATGCTGTCTTGCGCCGCGCTATCGCACGCGCAAACGCTTTGGCCCACCGAGCGGCAATGGGCGCAGGCGAGAGAGCCATCGGCGTCCGTCCCCGCATGGCGCAGTGCCGTCACCGCCCAGCGCCGCATCGCCGAAGACGCGATGAAGAGCGAGCCCCGGCCCGTGGCCGTGCTGACCACCGGCGGCCGGCTGCGGGGCGATGCGCTCAAGGCGCAGACCGAGGCGGGCCTGCAGGACATGGCCAAGATCCAGGCGCTGGCCATCACCTACCGGCTGGACCGCGACCCGCGCCATGCCGCCAAGGCGGGCGAGTACCTGCTGCGCTGGTCGCAGGCCAACCACCCGAGCGGCCAGCCCATCGACGAAACCGGCCTGGAGCCCGCCATCTTCGGCTACCGGATGGTGCGGGGCGACTTGGGCGCCGCCACGCGCGAATCGATCGATGGCTGGATGCGCCGCATCGCCGAGGCCGAGATGGGGTCGCGGGAGATGAAGAAGAAAACCGCCACCAACAACTGGCACAGCCATCGCCTGAAGATCGTCGGGCTCATCGGCTTCGCGCTCGGCGATGCGCGGATGATCGCCTATGCCCGGGACGGCCTGCGCGCGCAGATCAACGACAACCTGCTTGCCAGTGGCGAAAGCGTCGATTTCCAGGAGCGCGATGCGCTGTCGTACCACGTGTACGACCTGCGCCCGCTGGTCACCCTGGCGCTGGCCTTCGCAGAGCAGGGCGAGGATTTCTACCATTGGAAGGCGGCGAACGGCGCCTCCATCGCCCACAGCGTGGCGTGGCTGATGCCGTATCTGAAGGGCGAGAAGACGCACGCCGAGTTCGTGCGCAGCGACGTGCGCTTCGACAAGGCGCGATCGGACAACGGCGAACGGGGCCACGTGGTCGGCAGCCTGTACGAGCCACGCGACGCGCTGCCGCTGCTGGTCCTGGCCGCCGCCTACGATCCCGAATGTGCCGCCCTGGCCCAGCGGCTGAGCGGCGGGCGCGCGAACTGGCGCCTGGCATTCAACCTTCTGCCTGCTGCTGCACGCACCACGGGAGGATGA